In Ctenopharyngodon idella isolate HZGC_01 chromosome 2, HZGC01, whole genome shotgun sequence, the following are encoded in one genomic region:
- the LOC127503141 gene encoding gastrula zinc finger protein XlCGF57.1-like, whose product MEVIKEESKDISDAGACRMKDEDSKEQKDPMEVKDESQELNGVKEMLHNLSGEKSSSCSETEKNISQKRTEPKSSFTCSQCGKSFTRKGHLEVHMVIHTGERPYTCPQCAKSFTCKGSLKDHFRIHTGERPFTCPQCSKSFTNSGGLKRHIRIHTGERPFTCRQCGKNFPSSGELKRHIRIHSRERPFTCPQCGKSYKQKEVLREHAKIHTGERPFACMLCGKSFTQQSTLKVHMKVHSGEKLHQCSECGRRFSEACNLKTHLLSHTGERPFNCERCDKKFFLAVHLKTHMRIHEDERRYVCSFCGKSFLWLHGFKDHQKTHIGEKPYVCLDCGKTFARAAELKVHERIHTGEKPYKCSHCEKSFTQSSGLKVHERVHTGEKPYLCPSCGKTFSRYGSLGKHLKKACPKLRKWSRYLKPETEQEARCFLLSDLHLLF is encoded by the exons ATGGAGGTCATTAAGGAGGAAAGTAAAGACATTAGTGATGCAGGAGCATGCAGAATGAAAGATGAAGATTCTAAGGAACAAAAAG ACCCGATGGAAGTGAAAGATGAAAGTCAAGAACTGAATGGGGTGAAGGAGATGCTTCATAATTTAAGTGGAGAAAAGTCTTCAAGTTGCTCGGAGACTGAAAAGAACATTTCGCAAAAAAGAACGGAACCTAAAAGCTCTTTCActtgctctcagtgtggaaagagtttcacacgtaaAGGACACCTTGAGGTTCATATGGTGATTCACACAGGTGAGAGGCCGTACACATGCCCTCAGTGTGCAAAGAGTTTCACATGCAAAGGAAGCCTTAAAGATCACTTTAGGATTCACACAGGTGAGAGGCCTTTTACCTGCCCTCAGTGTAGCAAGAGTTTCACAAATTCAGGAGGCCTTAAGAGGCACATACGAATTCACACAGGTGAGAGGCCTTTTACTTGCCGTCAGTGTGGAAAGAATTTCCCAAGTTCAGGAGAGCTTAAGAGGCACATAAGAATTCACTCTAGAGAGAGGCCTTTtacctgccctcagtgtggaaagagttacaAACAAAAAGAAGTTCTTAGGGAACATGCCAAAATTCACACAGGAGAGAGACCTTTTGCATGCATGttgtgtggaaagagcttcacACAACAGAGCACTCTAAAAGTTCACATGAAGGTTCATTCTGGAGAGAAATTACACCAGTGCTCTGAGTGTGGCAGGAGATTTTCAGAAGCATGCAATCTCAAAACTCACCTGCTGTCTCACACTGGAGAAAGACCATTCAACTGTGAGCGGTGTGATAAAAAGTTTTTCTTGGCCGTACACTTAAAGACACACATGAGGATTCATGAAGATGAAAGGCGTTACGTGTGTTCTTTTTGTGGGAAGAGTTTTCTGTGGCTGCATGGTTTTAAAGACCATCAGAAAACACATATTGGTGAGAAACCCTACGTGTGCTTGGACTGTGGGAAAACCTTTGCTAGAGCTGCAGAATTGAAAGTGCATGAAAGGAtccatactggagaaaaaccttacaagtgttcacattGTGAAAAGAGTTTCACCCAGTCATCAGGCCTGAAAGTACACGAGCGAGtgcacaccggagagaagccgtaccTCTGCCCTTCATGTGGAAAGACTTTCAGCCGATATGGTAGTTTaggaaaacatttaaagaaGGCTTGTCCAAAGTTGAGAAA ATGGAGCCGTTACCTCAAGCCTGAAACTGAACAGGAAGCTCGCTGTTTCCTGCTATCTGATTTACATCTTTTGTTTTGA